A single window of Channa argus isolate prfri chromosome 2, Channa argus male v1.0, whole genome shotgun sequence DNA harbors:
- the calca gene encoding calcitonin/calcitonin-related polypeptide, alpha isoform X2, with protein sequence MLKLWTLLACALIICQISQAAPSRTSKESMSDEVTGSDDYDAQRLLRAIKEFMQIASDEQDHQTADGSSNTTAQKRACNTATCVTHRLADFLSRSGGLGYSNFVPTNVGAQAFGRRKRHGPVD encoded by the exons ATGCTAAAGCTCTGGACTCTGCTTGCCTGTGCACTGATCATTTGTCAGATCTCACAGGCAGCTCCATCCAG AACTAGTAAGGAGTCCATGTCAGATGAAGTGACAGGATCGGACGACTATGATGCGCAAAGGTTACTCAGAGCTATCAAAGAATTCATGCAAATAGCTTCAGATGAGCAAGACCACCAAACAGCGGATGGGAGCAG CAATACAACAGCACAGAAGCGAGCGTGCAACACAGCAACCTGTGTAACTCACCGCTTGGCTGACTTCCTGAGTCGGTCAGGGGGGCTCGGATACAGCAACTTTGTTCCCACCAATGTGGGTGCCCAGGCGTTCGGCAGACGAAAGCGACACGGCCCTGT GGACTGA
- the calca gene encoding calcitonin/calcitonin-related polypeptide, alpha isoform X3 — MLKLWTLLACALIICQISQAAPSRTSKESMSDEVTGSDDYDAQRLLRAIKEFMQIASDEQDHQTADGSSNTTAQKRACNTATCVTHRLADFLSRSGGLGYSNFVPTNVGAQAFGRRKRHGPV; from the exons ATGCTAAAGCTCTGGACTCTGCTTGCCTGTGCACTGATCATTTGTCAGATCTCACAGGCAGCTCCATCCAG AACTAGTAAGGAGTCCATGTCAGATGAAGTGACAGGATCGGACGACTATGATGCGCAAAGGTTACTCAGAGCTATCAAAGAATTCATGCAAATAGCTTCAGATGAGCAAGACCACCAAACAGCGGATGGGAGCAG CAATACAACAGCACAGAAGCGAGCGTGCAACACAGCAACCTGTGTAACTCACCGCTTGGCTGACTTCCTGAGTCGGTCAGGGGGGCTCGGATACAGCAACTTTGTTCCCACCAATGTGGGTGCCCAGGCGTTCGGCAGACGAAAGCGACACGGCCCTGTGTGA
- the calca gene encoding calcitonin/calcitonin-related polypeptide, alpha isoform X1 — protein sequence MLKLWTLLACALIICQISQAAPSRTSKESMSDEVTGSDDYDAQRLLRAIKEFMQIASDEQDHQTADGSSLDRPMSKRCTGLSTCVLGKLSQDIHKLQTYPRTDVGAGTPGKKRSLSELYENYGSLYN from the exons ATGCTAAAGCTCTGGACTCTGCTTGCCTGTGCACTGATCATTTGTCAGATCTCACAGGCAGCTCCATCCAG AACTAGTAAGGAGTCCATGTCAGATGAAGTGACAGGATCGGACGACTATGATGCGCAAAGGTTACTCAGAGCTATCAAAGAATTCATGCAAATAGCTTCAGATGAGCAAGACCACCAAACAGCGGATGGGAGCAG CCTGGATAGACCCATGTCTAAGCGCTGCACCGGCTTAAGCACTTGTGTGCTGGGCAAACTCTCCCAGGACATTCACAAACTACAAACCTATCCCCGCACCGATGTGGGAGCAGGGACGCCTGGCAAGAAGAGAAGTCTATCTGAGCTATATGAAAATTATGGAAGCTTATACAATTAA
- the cyp2r1 gene encoding vitamin D 25-hydroxylase: MVSLKPPSLVPVSRAQVLLGLGFAAVAFLIFLLVRQLVKQRRPPGFPPGPSPIPLIGNIFSLATEPHVFLKKQSQVHGQIFSLDLGGIMTVVLNGYDSVRECLYHQSDVFADRPSLPLFKKMTKMGGLLNCKYGRGWIEHRKLACNSFRYFGSGQRLFERKISEECMFFIDAIDEHKGKPFNPKHLVTNAVSNITNLIIFGQRFTYDDHNFQHMIEIFSENVELAASGWAFLYNAFPWIEYVPFGKHQKLFRNAVEVYDFLLQVTKGFSQGRVPHEPRHYVDAYLDELEQNAEDPNSSFSDENLIYSVGELIIAGTETTTNTLRWAMLYMALYPNIQERVHKEIDSVLASGRAPTLEDKHKMPFVEAVLHEVLRFCNIVPLGIFRATSQEAKVNGYTIPKGTMVITNLYSVHFDEKYWNDPGVFSPQRFLDSNGNFKRHEAFLPFSLGRRHCLGEQLARMEMFLFFTTLLQRFHLQFPPGAVPTVAPKLGMTLQPKPYSICAVRRQQKVPCSGDTPYHK; the protein is encoded by the exons ATGGTTTCACTTAAACCGCCGTCTCTGGTGCCGGTGTCCCGCGCACAGGTTCTGCTCGGTTTGGGCTTTGCGGCCGTCGCATTCCTCATTTTCCTGTTGGTTCGTCAGCTCGTCAAGCAAAGAAGACCCCCGGGCTTTCCCCCAGGTCCATCTCCCATCCCTTTGATAGGGAATATTTTTTCTCTGGCCACCGAGCCACACGTCTTCCTCAAGAAGCAGAGTCAAGTCCATGGACAG ATTTTCAGCCTTGACTTGGGAGGCATCATGACTGTAGTATTAAATGGATATGACTCTGTCAGGGAATGCCTTTACCATCAGAGTGATGTATTTGCTGATCGCCCTTCGCTGCCGTTATTcaagaaaatgactaaaatggGCG GGCTTCTTAATTGTAAGTATGGCAGAGGGTGGATTGAACATCGTAAACTGGCTTGCAACTCTTTCCGCTACTTTGGCAGTGGCCAGCGGTTGTTTGAGAGGAAGATTTCAGAGGAGTGCATGTTCTTCATTGATGCCATTGATGAACACAAGGGAAAACCCTTTAATCCCAAACACCTTGTGACTAACGCTGTCTCCAACATCACCAACCTGATCATTTTTGGACAGCGTTTTACCTATGATGACCACAACTTCCAGCATATGATTGAGATTTTCAGTGAGAACGTGGAGCTAGCAGCGAGCGGCTGGGCCTTCCTCTACAACGCCTTTCCTTGGATTGAGTATGTGCCGTTTGGAAAACACCAGAAACTTTTCCGCAATGCTGTCGAGGTTTATGACTTCTTACTGCAAGTTACTAAGGGGTTTTCACAAGGCAGGGTGCCTCATGAACCTCGTCACTATGTCGATGCTTATTTGGATGAGTTGGAGCAAAATGCAGAAGATCCCAATTCCTCTTTTTCAGATGAGAATCTCATCTACTCAGTGGGTGAACTTATTATTGCTGGTACAGAGACCACAACCAATACCCTGCGTTGGGCCATGCTCTATATGGCCCTCTACCCCAACATACAAG AGAGGGTACACAAGGAAATCGACAGTGTGCTGGCCAGTGGGAGGGCACCCACTTTGGAGGACAAACACAAGATGCCCTTTGTTGAGGCTGTCCTCCATGAGGTCCTTCGATTCTGCAACATTGTCCCATTGGGTATTTTCCGTGCCACCTCCCAGGAGGCAAAAGTCAACGGATACACAATCCCAAAAGGCACCATGGTGATCACAAACCTCTACTCAGTGCACTTTGATGAGAAATACTGGAATGATCCAGGTGTTTTCTCACCCCAGAGATTTCTGGACAGCAATGGCAATTTTAAGAGGCATGAGGCTTTCCTTCCCTTCTCTTTGG gGAGGCGTCATTGCTTGGGTGAACAGCTGGCCAGAATGGAGATGTTCCTCTTTTTCACAACTTTATTGCAAAGGTTTCACCTTCAGTTTCCTCCAGGAGCCGTTCCCACTGTCGCTCCCAAACTAGGCATGACCTTACAGCCTAAACCTTACTCTATCTGTGCTGTCCGCAGGCAACAGAAAGTCCCCTGCTCTGGAGACACTCCATATCATAAGTAG